A genomic window from Gemmatimonadota bacterium includes:
- a CDS encoding short-chain dehydrogenase produces the protein MNLEDRTVLILGGAGLVGQAVARRILPLAPRRMVVTSLREADARAAAEELAADRPGSVEPAWGDLFVPVSASALGRDALLADETRRAEWISDLYGELTPDVLARSTLGALLADVRPDVIVDCINTAGALAYQNAFASASALREAARADGVGVEAVERHLATLYLPQLIRHVQIALEGMRRAGTQVYVKVGTAGTGGMGLNIPFTHSEERPSRVLLAKAGLAGAHTLLLYLMARTPGAPAVKEIKPTAAISWKSIGYGIIHRGGRPVVRVDQPEPTPVAEAFADGAQPWRELPEPLEGVYLDAGENGLFTLSEFEVLTSLGLMEFLTPEEIADNVVREIQGHPTGRDVVAALDASTMGPTYRAGVLRSVALERMERLEQQHGVEAVAYEMLGPPRLSKLLFEAALLSRLCGTLASAASLEPAAVAAAAWTLVDGDADLRQRMLSAGLPILHPDGARVLRGPIVHAAPERGDLDERAVERGWVDLRPTNWTRWRERVTRIRAEQGTEPSVDLGSLADHDPAVKDERIRPGQLAAWILRREEAGERIKR, from the coding sequence ATGAATCTCGAAGACCGCACCGTTCTGATCCTCGGTGGCGCCGGCCTGGTGGGGCAGGCGGTCGCGCGCCGCATCCTGCCCCTGGCCCCGCGGCGGATGGTCGTCACGTCGCTGCGGGAGGCCGACGCGCGCGCCGCCGCCGAGGAGCTCGCCGCCGACCGTCCCGGGTCCGTGGAACCGGCTTGGGGCGACCTGTTCGTGCCCGTCTCCGCGAGCGCCCTGGGCCGGGACGCGCTCCTGGCCGACGAGACCCGTCGGGCGGAATGGATCTCCGACCTGTACGGGGAGCTGACGCCGGACGTGCTGGCCCGGTCCACGCTGGGGGCTCTCCTGGCCGACGTGCGTCCGGACGTGATCGTGGACTGCATCAACACGGCCGGCGCGCTCGCGTACCAGAACGCCTTCGCGTCCGCCAGCGCGCTGCGGGAGGCCGCGCGTGCGGATGGAGTCGGCGTCGAGGCCGTGGAGCGTCACCTGGCGACGCTGTATCTGCCGCAGCTCATCCGGCACGTACAGATCGCGCTCGAGGGAATGCGCCGCGCCGGGACGCAGGTGTACGTGAAGGTCGGGACCGCGGGGACGGGTGGCATGGGGTTGAACATCCCCTTCACCCACTCGGAGGAGCGTCCGTCGCGCGTACTGTTGGCCAAGGCGGGGCTCGCCGGTGCGCATACACTGCTCCTGTACCTGATGGCCCGGACCCCCGGCGCGCCCGCCGTCAAGGAGATCAAGCCGACGGCGGCGATCAGCTGGAAGTCCATCGGCTACGGGATAATCCATCGGGGCGGACGTCCCGTCGTGCGTGTGGACCAGCCCGAGCCGACCCCGGTGGCCGAGGCCTTCGCGGACGGGGCGCAGCCGTGGCGCGAGCTCCCGGAACCGCTCGAGGGCGTCTATCTGGACGCGGGCGAGAACGGCCTCTTCACCCTGAGCGAGTTCGAGGTGCTCACCTCGCTGGGGCTGATGGAGTTCCTCACCCCGGAGGAGATCGCCGACAACGTGGTGCGGGAGATCCAGGGGCATCCGACCGGGCGGGACGTCGTGGCCGCGCTCGACGCGAGCACCATGGGCCCCACCTATCGCGCGGGTGTGCTACGCTCCGTCGCGCTGGAGCGGATGGAGCGCCTGGAGCAGCAGCACGGCGTCGAGGCCGTGGCGTACGAGATGCTGGGTCCGCCCCGCCTGTCCAAGCTCCTGTTCGAGGCGGCGTTGCTGAGCCGTCTTTGTGGCACCCTCGCCTCCGCGGCCTCGCTCGAGCCGGCGGCGGTCGCGGCCGCCGCCTGGACGCTGGTGGACGGTGACGCAGACCTGAGGCAGCGCATGCTGTCGGCCGGGCTCCCGATCCTGCACCCGGATGGTGCACGGGTCCTGCGCGGGCCGATCGTCCATGCGGCGCCCGAACGCGGGGACCTGGACGAACGGGCGGTGGAACGGGGTTGGGTGGACCTGCGCCCGACCAACTGGACGCGGTGGCGGGAGCGGGTGACGCGGATCCGCGCGGAACAGGGCACCGAGCCCTCGGTGGACCTGGGCTCCCTGGCGGATCACGATCCAGCCGTGAAGGATGAGCGGATCCGACCCGGGCAGCTGGCGGCCTGGATCCTCCGCCGCGAGGAAGCCGGGGAACGGATCAAGCGCTGA
- the upp gene encoding uracil phosphoribosyltransferase has product MSLPSTLTVVDHPLIQHKLTRLRDRATPTKRFKELVDEIAALMAYEATRDLPLEDAEVETPLERTVGRRIRGKKLVLVPILRAGLGMVEGILRLVPGARVGHIGLYRDERTLQPVEYFAKIPSAPGDRDFLLLDPMLATGGSAVAAVDRLKARGVLRIRFLCLVAAPEGVRLLARHHPDVRVYAAALDRELNEQGFILPGLGDAGDRLFGTR; this is encoded by the coding sequence ATGTCGCTGCCTTCCACGCTGACCGTGGTGGATCACCCGTTGATCCAGCACAAGCTCACCCGCCTGCGTGACCGCGCGACCCCCACCAAGCGCTTCAAGGAGCTGGTGGACGAGATCGCGGCGCTGATGGCGTATGAAGCCACGCGCGACCTCCCGCTCGAGGACGCGGAGGTCGAGACGCCGCTGGAGCGCACGGTGGGTCGGCGCATCCGCGGCAAGAAGCTGGTGCTCGTCCCCATCCTGCGCGCCGGCCTCGGGATGGTGGAGGGCATCCTCCGGCTCGTGCCCGGCGCGCGCGTGGGGCACATCGGCCTGTACCGTGACGAGCGTACGCTGCAGCCCGTCGAGTACTTCGCCAAGATCCCGAGCGCGCCGGGAGATCGGGATTTCCTCCTGCTGGATCCCATGCTGGCCACGGGCGGCTCGGCGGTGGCGGCGGTGGACCGTCTCAAGGCGCGCGGCGTGCTGCGCATCCGGTTCCTGTGCCTGGTGGCGGCCCCCGAAGGCGTTCGGCTGCTGGCGCGGCACCATCCCGACGTGCGCGTCTACGCCGCCGCGCTCGATCGGGAGCTGAACGAACAAGGCTTCATCCTGCCCGGACTGGGCGACGCGGGCGATCGGCTCTTCGGGACGCGGTAG